A window from Vibrio cortegadensis encodes these proteins:
- a CDS encoding flagellar assembly protein FlgT, translated as MKKLFSLIISTTLALLASFSVNASWYEVTGVATIVSSDEVARVHALEDAVYQAVNFSGANIGSISALRPFLEESRKEYQFTNHEVRYILIESQRSRGNQMVVKARIDIYPSANGCQSNQYKKTFLVGNIDVASPQQAVMGQIYRVGDDFSHVVNRQLDQESRSFISVGTTDYEIDAKRPEMLKMIAQDTGAQYIIGGVITDLTATIESKLLRDDIINRQFALEMHIYDGKTGNEVYNRNYREVAKWPFAKTSQVDTRSARFWASTYGEMLLRVSRNIMLDLESEVSCKITLPEVVAVFGNTITMDLGRLHGVQVGDKLTLWHTGSFIDQHGLPRNKVSKSDITLTVSRVYENEAELAVDQPNLAGSIQIGDVMNKQL; from the coding sequence ATGAAAAAACTATTTTCTCTTATAATATCAACAACATTAGCACTACTAGCCTCTTTTAGTGTCAATGCCTCTTGGTATGAAGTTACAGGTGTTGCCACTATTGTTTCGTCTGATGAGGTGGCAAGAGTCCATGCTTTGGAAGATGCTGTTTATCAAGCCGTCAACTTTTCTGGGGCAAATATCGGCAGTATCAGTGCTCTAAGACCATTCCTGGAAGAAAGTAGAAAGGAGTATCAGTTCACCAACCACGAAGTCCGCTACATTCTGATTGAATCTCAACGTTCTCGTGGCAATCAAATGGTGGTAAAAGCAAGAATTGATATCTACCCTTCGGCAAATGGTTGCCAGTCCAATCAATATAAGAAGACATTCTTAGTCGGAAATATTGACGTAGCGTCACCTCAACAAGCGGTTATGGGACAAATTTACCGAGTTGGCGACGATTTTAGCCACGTAGTTAACAGGCAGCTTGATCAGGAATCTCGAAGCTTTATATCTGTCGGAACCACCGATTATGAAATAGATGCTAAGCGACCTGAAATGCTAAAAATGATCGCCCAAGATACAGGTGCCCAATATATTATTGGTGGTGTCATTACTGATTTAACGGCAACAATTGAATCTAAACTATTGCGTGATGATATTATCAACCGCCAATTTGCTCTCGAAATGCACATTTATGACGGTAAAACAGGTAATGAAGTCTACAACCGAAACTACCGTGAAGTAGCGAAATGGCCTTTTGCTAAAACCAGCCAAGTCGATACTCGTAGCGCTCGTTTCTGGGCATCCACCTACGGCGAAATGCTCCTTAGAGTCAGCCGAAATATCATGCTAGATTTGGAATCTGAAGTGTCATGTAAAATCACCTTACCAGAAGTTGTGGCTGTGTTTGGCAACACCATCACGATGGACTTAGGTCGTTTACATGGGGTTCAAGTAGGCGACAAACTCACCCTTTGGCACACTGGCTCTTTTATCGATCAACATGGCCTGCCTCGAAATAAAGTATCGAAGAGTGACATTACACTAACGGTATCTCGTGTGTATGAAAATGAAGCGGAGCTCGCCGTCGATCAGCCCAACCTTGCTGGAAGTATCCAAATTGGTGATGTTATGAACAAACAGCTATAA
- a CDS encoding DNA polymerase III subunit epsilon: MSKLNAEQRKARDDERFSQRVNERREKGEDVVAYALGNKKAVKFLTKSEKKNLKERRAMIQEELKIKEQQELERIEAAFTEDNAE; encoded by the coding sequence ATGAGCAAGTTAAATGCTGAGCAGCGAAAAGCACGAGATGATGAGCGTTTTTCACAACGAGTGAATGAGCGCAGAGAGAAAGGTGAAGATGTTGTAGCGTATGCGCTTGGCAATAAGAAAGCAGTTAAATTTTTAACTAAGTCAGAGAAGAAAAATCTAAAAGAACGCCGAGCAATGATTCAAGAAGAATTAAAAATAAAAGAGCAACAAGAGCTTGAAAGAATTGAAGCCGCGTTTACGGAAGATAATGCAGAGTAG
- a CDS encoding Fe3+-citrate ABC transporter substrate-binding protein — translation MKKSNLETSTGHRFISQSKTAFKIHIHTPDDTVMHRSVGFIKIGEKEGLKKAIALRNELGKEMWGKFWGKLLKDPYLMTRLPHNLEPSIVYKPSPTLADPDHRDACYIAKWRELCDDGKYRYRTKVCSINKHGKLAAYTQTKKALLVAHKDNLKILEFMGRLHSIDLK, via the coding sequence ATGAAGAAAAGCAATCTAGAAACCAGTACAGGTCATCGCTTTATCTCACAGAGCAAGACCGCGTTTAAAATTCATATTCATACGCCTGATGATACGGTGATGCACCGCTCTGTTGGTTTCATCAAAATAGGTGAGAAAGAAGGATTAAAGAAAGCAATTGCATTGCGCAATGAGCTTGGTAAAGAGATGTGGGGGAAATTTTGGGGAAAATTGCTCAAAGATCCTTACTTGATGACTCGTCTCCCTCATAATTTAGAGCCAAGCATTGTCTACAAACCAAGTCCGACACTGGCGGATCCAGATCATCGTGACGCTTGCTATATCGCAAAGTGGCGTGAGTTATGTGATGACGGAAAATACCGCTATCGCACCAAAGTATGCTCTATCAATAAGCATGGAAAACTTGCCGCTTATACACAAACGAAAAAAGCACTACTTGTGGCACACAAAGATAACTTGAAGATTCTTGAATTTATGGGCCGACTGCACAGTATTGATTTGAAATAA